A segment of the Solanum lycopersicum chromosome 9, SLM_r2.1 genome:
TCTCCTGCACAGTGTACCGTCGTTCAGCTTCATTCAACTTCCGACTTTCAAATGCTATGGGGTGTTTCTCCTGCATCAAGACTCCCCCAATGGAAAAATCAGAAGCATCCGTATGGATCTCGAAGGTCTTCGTGAAATCTGGCAGCATCAAGACTGTTTCTTCATTAACCGCAGCCTTAAGACCTTTAAATGCACCCCGGCACTCCTCGCTCCACAACCAAGGCCTGTTCTTCTTAAGCAGCTCGGTCAGTGGGGCAGCTATAACGGAGTACCCGCTAATGAACCTGCGATAATAATTAGTAAGTCCAAGAAAAGAACGTAGCTCGGTCACTTTCGTAGGCGCTTCCCAATCTTGGATAGCCTTTACCTTTGACTCATCCATCCGAAGTTCGCCTTGTCTGATCACATGGCCCAAGAAGTGTATCTTGGGTTGTGCAAACTCGCACTTCTCCCTCTTGACATAAAGCTGATTCTCCCGTAAGACTTTGAAGACTTTCTTCAAGTGCTCCACATGTTCCTGCAAAGTTCTACGATAGACGACTATATCATCTAAGTACACTACTACAAATTTGTCCAAGTAGGGATGTAGAATCTCGTTCATCAGCGTGCAAAAGGTGGCAGGTGCGTTGGTTAAGCCAAAGGGCATCACCAACCATTCGAATGCTCCATACCTGGTCACGCATGTTTGCTTTGGCTCATCCCCCTCTGTAATGCGCACTTGATAGTAGCATTTCCGGAGATCCATCTTGGTGAAGTATTTGGCCTCTCCAAGACGGTCAAACAAATCTGCGATCAGCGGTATTGGATACTTGTTCGAAATTGTGATCTTGTTGAGCACCCTGTAGTCAATGCATAGACGCATcgacccatctttctttttctggaACAGCACCGGTGCTCCATAGGGTGCCTTGGATGGACTAATGTGACCTGCTTCGAGGATCTCTTTCAACTACTTCCTCAGTTCCTCTAACTCAAGCGGAGCCATGCGATAAGGTGCAAGCACGGGTGGCTTGGCTCCCGCCTCCAACTCGATCATGTGGTCTGCCTCGCGCCTTGGAGGTAGTGTTTTTGGCAGCTCCTCTGGCATCACATCACtgttttcctgcaaaacaatCTCTATGATAGGTGGCAATGGCTCCATAGCATCATGGTCTTCACCTGAACTTGCGATGGTGGCTAAGAAGGTTGGCGCTCCTTTCTTCAGGCCCTTCACAATCTGCATGGCCGACAGTTGGGTATATCCATCTTTCTTTGGCACCCTAACAAGAGGCACCATAAAAGACCCTTCCCCCTCCATCACCATGAGTTGTTGAAGGTAGGGATCAATCATCGTGTGGCAATGCTGAAAGAATTCCTGTCCAAGAATAACATCGGATATGTCCAAAGGAGCTACAGTAAAATTTGTATTACCTCTCCACCTTCCTAAAGTGATGGTGACCCCATGAGCAATTCCACATACGGGAGTTGGTGGGGCTTGACCGTCTTGAGGTGATTGTTGCTTGGAACAATTTTTAGTCCTAATTTTTCTGCCGCCGTCTTGGTCATGATGTTGGCCTCAGCCCCGGAATCTACCATGGCCCGAACTGGTTGCCCATTGATGGAGATGTCCACATACTGCGTACTGAAATCCCCCAGGTTGTCGGCCTGTTTGGCTATGGCTCCACAGATTCCAACCATGCCCAACTGAGTGGTGTCTGTCGATTTTGCCTTGTCTTGTGCCTCCTTCACCTTCCGCTCACGGACGATGTCACTAAGGCTCTTTATCTCTGGGCACCTGGCATAACCGTGTGGTCCGCTGCATATATAGCACCCGTCTCCTTTGCTGGACTGCGT
Coding sequences within it:
- the LOC138338402 gene encoding uncharacterized protein, which encodes MRHNTFFPNNAVYEMKRKLRELKQTGSIREYVKEFTILTLQIPQLTEDDMLFTFMDGLQNWARTELERRQVKTIDEAINQAETFTDFKHDHLDKAKFKEKYSEKRTQSSKGDGCYICSGPHGYARCPEIKSLSDIVRERKVKEAQDKAKSTDTTQLGMVGICGAIAKQADNLGDFSTQYVDISINGQPVRAMVDSGAEANIMTKTAAEKLGLKIVPSNNHLKTEFFQHCHTMIDPYLQQLMVMEGEGSFMVPLVRVPKKDGYTQLSAMQIVKGLKKGAPTFLATIASSGEDHDAMEPLPPIIEIVLQENSDVMPEELPKTLPPRREADHMIELEAGAKPPVLAPYRMAPLELEELRK